One genomic region from Siniperca chuatsi isolate FFG_IHB_CAS linkage group LG18, ASM2008510v1, whole genome shotgun sequence encodes:
- the ndufa8 gene encoding NADH dehydrogenase [ubiquinone] 1 alpha subcomplex subunit 8, translated as MPTTLEVPSLQELKVEEINVSSAVLKAAAHHYGSQCDKPNKEFMLCRWEEKDPRKCLEEGRKVNECALNFFRQIKGNCAESFTEYWTCLDYSNLGELRHCRKQQQTFDNCVLDKLGWERPELGDLSKVTKVSTSRPLPENPYHSRPRPEPNPAIEGKLEPSKHGSKLFFWNW; from the exons ATGCCCACAACGCTGGAGGTTCCCTCACTGCAGGAGCTTAAAGTGGAAGAG ATCAATGTATCATCTGCAGTGCTGAAAGCTGCTGCCCACCATTATGGCTCCCAGTGTGACAAACCCAACAAGGAGTTCATGCTCTGCCGCTGGGAGGAGAAGGACCCCAGAAAGTGTCTAGAAGAAGGGAGGAAAGTCAACGAGTGTGCACTCAACTTTTTCAG GCAAATCAAGGGAAACTGTGCCGAGTCCTTCACAGAGTACTGGACCTGTCTGGATTATTCGAACTTGGGGGAACTGCGCCATTGCCGTAAGCAGCAGCAAACCTTCGACAACTGCGTCCTTGATAAGCTGGGGTGGGAGAGACCTGAGCTGGGAGACCTGTCTAAG GTGACCAAAGTGTCGACCTCGCGGCCCCTCCCTGAGAACCCCTACCATTCTAGACCACGTCCTGAGCCCAATCCAGCCATCGAGGGTAAACTGGAGCCTTCCAAACATGGCAGCAAGTTATTCTTCTGGAACTGGTGA
- the morn5 gene encoding MORN repeat-containing protein 5 has translation MELIGNSYKGHTKNGRMDGKGEYTFPTETKYLGEMKDGMFQGKGVLHFPNGSKYEATWENGIAKQGSFTFADGLQYQEKDWDYCDGYDRRFYSERCNGLRPAGESQLTDLHPPRIIPDGCYDCGDGFYDPNARVVTSYTGRFLRNADDCEHEWIVRTCRKAWEEVADVDPEKSVATRPEETSNIK, from the exons ATGGAGCTCATCGGAAACAGTTACAAAGGACATACAAAAAATGGCAG gATGGATGGAAAAGGAGAGTACACCTTTCCCACAGAGACCAAGTATCTGGGAGAGATGAAAGATGGGATGTTCCAGGGCAAAGGAGTGCTACACTTTCCGAATGGAAGTAAATATGAGGCCACCTGGGAAAACGGCATAGCTAAACAG GGGTCATTCACCTTTGCTGATGGTCTGCAGTACCAGGAGAAGGACTGGGACTACTGTGATGGTTACGACAGGCGCTTCTACAGTGAGAGGTGCAATGGACTCAGACCTGCAG GAGAATCTCAGCTAACTGATCTGCATCCGCCACGCATCATTCCTGATGGATGTTACGATTGTGGAGATGGTTTCTATGACCCCAATGCCAGAGTTGTCACTTCCTACACTGGCAGATTCCTCAGGAATGCAG ATGACTGCGAACATGAGTGGATTGTGCGGACTTGTCGGAAAGCTTGGGAGGAGGTTGCTGATGTTGATCCTGAAAAGTCTGTTGCTACCAGACCTGAAGAGACCAGCAATATCaagtga